Proteins found in one Drosophila busckii strain San Diego stock center, stock number 13000-0081.31 chromosome 2R, ASM1175060v1, whole genome shotgun sequence genomic segment:
- the LOC108597628 gene encoding mitochondrial folate transporter/carrier translates to MNASTAQGSPSKLKFNLFAHVKYEHLVAGISGGVASTLILHPLDLIKIRFAVNDGRTATVPQYRGLGSAFTTIFRQEGFRGLYKGVTPNIWGSGSSWGLYFMFYNTIKTFIQGGNTTMPLGPTMHMLAAAESGALTLLLTNPIWVVKTRLCLQCDAASSAEYRGMVHALAQIYKEEGVRGLYRGFVPGMLGVSHGAIQFMTYEELKNAYNEYRKLPIDTKLATSEYLAFAAISKLIAAAATYPYQVVRARLQDHHHRYSGTWDCIKQTWRYEGAPGFYKGLQASLTRVVPACMITFLVYENVSHYMLDHRKRQLLARDLSEKK, encoded by the exons ATGAATGCAAGCACAGCGCAGGGCAGCCCCAGCAagctaaagtttaatttatttgctcatgTCAAATACGAGCATCTTGTGGCCGGCATTTCGGGAGGCGTGGCATCTACACTAATACTGCATCCATTGGATCTCATCAAAATACGCTTTGCGG TTAATGATGGACGCACAGCAACAGTGCCACAGTATCGTGGCTTGGGCAGCGCATTTACTACAATATTTCGCCAGGAGGGCTTCCGCGGCCTCTACAAGGGTGTAACACCAAATATATGGGGCTCTGGCTCATCTTGGGGCCTGTACTTTATGTT CTACAACACCATCAAGACCTTTATACAGGGCGGCAACACTACAATGCCTTTGGGTCCTACCATGCACATGTTGGCTGCTGCAGAGTCTGGCGcattgacgctgctgcttacGAATCCCATTTGGGTAGTCAAGACGCGTCTTTGCCTGCAATGTGATGCAGCCAGCAGTGCGGAATACCGTGGCATGGTGCATGCTCTAGCACAAATCTACAAGGAGGAGGGCGTGCGTGGACTCTATAGAGGTTTTGTGCCCGGCATGCTGGGTGTCTCTCACGGTGCCATACAATTTATGACATACGAGGAGCTGAAGAATGCCTACAATGAATATCGCAAGCTGCCCATCGATACAAAACTT GCTACCAGTGAATATTTGGCATTTGCGGCCATATCGAAactgattgctgctgccgcaacGTATCCATATCAGGTGGTGCGGGCACGCCTGCAGGATCATCACCATCGTTATAGCGGCACCTGGGATTGCATCAAACAGACTTGGAG ATATGAGGGTGCGCCCGGTTTCTACAAGGGTTTGCAGGCAAGTCTGACACGTGTGGTGCCCGCTTGTATGATCACGTTCCTAGTCTACGAGAATGTATCGCATTACATGCTGGACCATCGTAAGCGTCAATTATTGGCTCGTGATCTTTCGGAAAAGAAATGA
- the LOC108594798 gene encoding kinesin-like protein subito, with amino-acid sequence MDKCQENTNKRDARSFLCAREPSIDRRYRPRPNKQKRLFNEAIPESEDSLDYSDTESENTEATPNFTDDGTTADIKEIESGPQVFLRLRPVDLDSSSYVVSECGNTLIVNPPANENTSNNVNRMEKHYSFSGIFDSYVDQKEIYEKCVAPKILEEECLTLMTYGTSGSGKTYTLLGDCVRPGVIPRALENIFRMYGTRIYNTPSLKLVNSELNILGDSAIAKELQIHLAMLAQCPDISSLHQRQQKVIEDDYEFQPKPLGDVSVMIWVSFAEIYNEQVYDLLTLSSKQSSKCETRRKNLKIVGNNGKAFIKGLTSVFVKRSEEAFKLLRLGQQRLTYASTAVNANSSRSHCIFTLDVLKYYRSGNTTQCSYKFCDLAGSERVDKTGTKGFRLKEAQSINTSLMVLGRCLDAASSSQKKNNTDLIPYRESKLTMLLQAPLLGRERLAMIVTVTPLDKYYEENLNVVNFASIAKDIIFKQPMIMRHKKRYSVFAESNGIDTQYVERLEEENHSLLAEIERLRYENVLQMQLQEEKLRKELTDRFQDSIQTNLDANQERMDKMKVLLNREHEAKMAAQKRKYEEEIEDLREEIEDLKEELQELKSSNSDIEIIDDD; translated from the exons ATGGATAAATGTCAAGAAAACACTAATAAACGTGATGCACGTTCATTTCTATGCGCACGTGAGCCTAGTATTGATCGCAGATATCGTCCTCGTCCGAACAAGCAAAAGCGCTTGTTCAATGAGGCTATACCGGAATCAGAGGATAGCTTAGATTACTCAGACACAGAGTCAGAGAATACAGAAGCAACTCCAAATTTCACTGACGATGGTACTACAGCAGACATTAAAGAGATTGAGAGCGGTCCTCAAGTGTTTCTGCGCCTGCGTCCAGTTGATTTGGACTCCAGTTCTTACGTTGTCTCAGAATGCGGCAATACATTGATAGTGAATCCGCCAGCAAATGAGAATACCAGCAATAATGTAAATCGCATGGAGAAGCATTATAGCTTTAGTGGCATATTTGATAGCTATGTGGATCAGAAGGAGATTTACGAGAAGTGTGTGGCACCAAAAATATTGGAGGAGGAGTGCCTGACATTGATGACCTACGGTACATCAGGCTCTGGAAAGACATACACGCTGTTGG GGGACTGCGTTCGACCTGGAGTCATTCCACGAGCTTTAGAGAATATTTTTCGAATGTATGGCACGCGCATTTATAATACACCCAGTCTTAAGTTGGTCAATTCAGAGTTGAACATATTGGGTGACTCAGCCATTGCGAAAGAGCTACAGATACACCTTGCCATGCTTGCCCAATGCCCGGATATATCGTCGCTGCATCAGCGGCAGCAGAAGGTCATAGAGGATGACTACGAGTTTCAGCCGAAACCATTGGGTGATGTCTCTGTTATGATTTGGGTTTCCTTTGCGGAGATTTATAATGAGCAGGTGTATGATCTGCTAACGCTTTCTTCTAAGCAGTCGAGCAAATGCGAGACGCGCCGCAAAAATCTCAAGATAGTCGGCAACAATGGGAAGGCTTTCATAAAGGGTTTAACCAGTGTGTTTGTGAAGCGCAGTGAGGAAGCGTTTAAACTGCTGCGCCTGGGACAGCAACGTCTCACTTATGCCTCGACGGCTGTTAATGCGAACTCCAGCCGTAGTCACTGCATATTTACACTAGATGTGCTCAAGTATTATCGCAGTGGCAATACTACACAGTGTTCCTACAAATTCTGTGATCTAGCCGGCTCAGAGCGTGTCGATAAAACTGGTACTAAGGGTTTCAGGCTGAAGGAGGCGCAGAGCATCAATACTTCGCTAATGGTACTAGGACGTTGTCTCGACGCGGCCAGCTCGTCTCAGAAAAAGAACAATACTGACCTCATACCCTATCGCGAGTCAAAGCTAACGATGCTGCTGCAGGCACCACTTCTTGGCAGAGAACGTCTGGCCATGATTGTCACAGTGACACCATTAGATAAATACTATGAGGAGAACTTAAATGTTGTCAACTTTGCATCCATAGCCAAAGATATTATATTCAAGCAACCTATGATTATGCGACATAAGAAGCGTTACTCAGTTTTTGCCGAGTCCAATGGCATTGACACTCAATATGTGGAGAGACTAGAGGAAGAGAATCATAG TCTGCTTGCCGAAATAGAGCGATTAAGATATGAGAATGTGctacaaatgcagctgcaagaaGAGAAACTGCGCAAGGAGCTTACAGATAGATTCCAGGACAGTATACAAACCAATTTAGATGCAAACCAGGAGCGTATGGACAAAATGAAAGTGCTCCTGAATCGAGAGCATGAAGCAAAGATGGCAGCGCAGAAGCGTAAATATGAAGAAGAGATTGAAGACCTGAGAGAAGAAATAGAAGACCTTAAGGAAGAGCTGCAGGAACTCAAGTCTTCCAATAGtgatattgaaattattgatGATGActaa
- the LOC108597312 gene encoding coronin-1C-A isoform X1 has translation MSFRVVRSSKFRHVYGQSLKREQCYDNIRVSKSSWDSTFCAVNPKFLAIIVESAGGGAFIVLPHNKVGRIAADHPLVGGHKGPVLDIAWCPHNDNVIASGSEDCVVKVWQIPDGGLSRTLTEPVVDLVFHQRRVGLVLWHPSALNVLLTAGSDNHVVIWNVGTGEILAHIDSHPDIVYSACFNWDGSKLVTTCKDKKIRIYDPRTAELESEAMCHEGSKATRAIFLRHGLIFTTGFNRSSERQYSLRAPDALNEPIVMVELDTSNGVMFPLYDADTNLIYLCGKGDSVIRYFEVTPEPPFVHYINTFQTPDPQRGIGLMPKRGCDVTTCEIAKFYRLNNNGLCQVISMTVPRKSDLFQEDLYPDTLAEDAAITAEEWIAGKDADPLTFSLKDRVSIVQGGYVSSGGNNSLAASKKANILNKASASRGGGGGAGSSLSGGNHSSANNNEDSGPPPAIFSEKDHRNILDEIRKLKAIIVKQENRIRALEAKVNAAGDETDARNSNKNGSGQAASSAATADSSESANAATAAADNTHNED, from the exons atGTCATTTCGTGTAGTGCGCAGCTCAAAATTTCGTCACGTCTATGGACAATCGCTGAAACGGGAGCAATGCTATGATAATATACGTGTCTCCAAATCCAGCTGGGACTCCACATTCTGTGCGGTGAATCCAAAATTCTTGGCCATTATTGTGGAATCAGCGGGCGGCGGTGCTTTCATTGTTTTGCCACACAATAAA GTTGGACGCATTGCGGCAGATCATCCGTTGGTGGGCGGACATAAAGGTCCCGTTTTGGATATTGCGTGGTGTCCGCATAACGACAATGTGATCGCCTCTGGCTCTGAGGATTGTGTGGTCAAGGTGTGGCAAATACCCGACGGCGGCCTGTCGCGCACACTCACCGAACCCGTTGTGGATCTGGTGTTCCATCAGAGACGCGTGGGCCTGGTGCTTTGGCATCCCTCAGCACTCAATGTACTCCTGACCGCCGGCTCTGACAATCAC GTTGTGATATGGAACGTGGGCACCGGTGAAATCTTGGCGCACATTGATTCCCATCCGGATATTGTGTACAGTGCCTGTTTCAATTGGGACGGCTCCAAGCTGGTCACCACCTGCAAGGACAAAAAGATACGCATCTATGATCCACGCACAGCCGAACTGGAGAGCGAAGCCATGTGCCATGAGGGTTCAAAGGCGACGCGCGCCATCTTTCTGCGTCATGGTCTAATCTTCACAACCGGCTTCAATCGCAGCTCAGAGCGCCAGTACTCTCTGCGTGCGCCGGATGCCCTTAATGAGCCTATCGTAATGGTAGAGCTGGACACATCGAATGGTGTGATGTTCCCCCTCTACGATGCAGACACAAATCTGATTTATTTGTGTGGCAAGGGCGATTCTGTGATCCGTTATTTCGAG gTGACGCCAGAGCCGCCATTTGTGCATTATATCAACACGTTTCAAACACCAGATCCGCAACGCGGCATTGGACTGATGCCAAAGCGCGGCTGTGATGTCACCACCTGCGAAATAGCCAAATTCTATCGCCTGAACAACAATGGTCTCTGCCAAGTCATTTCGATGACGGTGCCACGCAAATCCGATCTCTTTCAGGAAGATTTATACCCGGATACGCTTGCCGAAGATGCGGCCATTACGGCTGAGGAATGGATTGCCGGCAAGGATGCCGATCCGCTGACATTCTCGCTCAAA GATCGTGTTTCCATTGTACAGGGTGGATACGTCTCGTCAGGTGGCAACAACTCGCTTGCGGCTAGCAAGAAGGCCAACATACTAAACAAGGCATCGGCATCGAgaggtggcggcggcggcgccggcagcagcttaagcggTGGCAATCACTCATccgccaacaacaatgaggATAGTGGACCGCCACCAGCGATATTCTCG GAGAAAGATCACCGCAACATACTAGATGAGATTCGCAAGCTAAAGGCCATCATTGTCAAACAAGAGAATCGCATACGAGCTTTGGAGGCAAAGGTTAACGCCGCTGGCGATGAAACGGACGCCcgcaatagcaataaaaatggcaGCGGTCAGGCTGCGTCATCAGCGGCGACAGCGGACAGCAGTGAAAGTGCCaatgcagcgacagcagcggcAGATAATACCCACAACGAGGATTAA
- the LOC108597312 gene encoding coronin-1C-A isoform X2, which yields MSFRVVRSSKFRHVYGQSLKREQCYDNIRVSKSSWDSTFCAVNPKFLAIIVESAGGGAFIVLPHNKVGRIAADHPLVGGHKGPVLDIAWCPHNDNVIASGSEDCVVKVWQIPDGGLSRTLTEPVVDLVFHQRRVGLVLWHPSALNVLLTAGSDNHVVIWNVGTGEILAHIDSHPDIVYSACFNWDGSKLVTTCKDKKIRIYDPRTAELESEAMCHEGSKATRAIFLRHGLIFTTGFNRSSERQYSLRAPDALNEPIVMVELDTSNGVMFPLYDADTNLIYLCGKGDSVIRYFEVTPEPPFVHYINTFQTPDPQRGIGLMPKRGCDVTTCEIAKFYRLNNNGLCQVISMTVPRKSDLFQEDLYPDTLAEDAAITAEEWIAGKDADPLTFSLKGGYVSSGGNNSLAASKKANILNKASASRGGGGGAGSSLSGGNHSSANNNEDSGPPPAIFSEKDHRNILDEIRKLKAIIVKQENRIRALEAKVNAAGDETDARNSNKNGSGQAASSAATADSSESANAATAAADNTHNED from the exons atGTCATTTCGTGTAGTGCGCAGCTCAAAATTTCGTCACGTCTATGGACAATCGCTGAAACGGGAGCAATGCTATGATAATATACGTGTCTCCAAATCCAGCTGGGACTCCACATTCTGTGCGGTGAATCCAAAATTCTTGGCCATTATTGTGGAATCAGCGGGCGGCGGTGCTTTCATTGTTTTGCCACACAATAAA GTTGGACGCATTGCGGCAGATCATCCGTTGGTGGGCGGACATAAAGGTCCCGTTTTGGATATTGCGTGGTGTCCGCATAACGACAATGTGATCGCCTCTGGCTCTGAGGATTGTGTGGTCAAGGTGTGGCAAATACCCGACGGCGGCCTGTCGCGCACACTCACCGAACCCGTTGTGGATCTGGTGTTCCATCAGAGACGCGTGGGCCTGGTGCTTTGGCATCCCTCAGCACTCAATGTACTCCTGACCGCCGGCTCTGACAATCAC GTTGTGATATGGAACGTGGGCACCGGTGAAATCTTGGCGCACATTGATTCCCATCCGGATATTGTGTACAGTGCCTGTTTCAATTGGGACGGCTCCAAGCTGGTCACCACCTGCAAGGACAAAAAGATACGCATCTATGATCCACGCACAGCCGAACTGGAGAGCGAAGCCATGTGCCATGAGGGTTCAAAGGCGACGCGCGCCATCTTTCTGCGTCATGGTCTAATCTTCACAACCGGCTTCAATCGCAGCTCAGAGCGCCAGTACTCTCTGCGTGCGCCGGATGCCCTTAATGAGCCTATCGTAATGGTAGAGCTGGACACATCGAATGGTGTGATGTTCCCCCTCTACGATGCAGACACAAATCTGATTTATTTGTGTGGCAAGGGCGATTCTGTGATCCGTTATTTCGAG gTGACGCCAGAGCCGCCATTTGTGCATTATATCAACACGTTTCAAACACCAGATCCGCAACGCGGCATTGGACTGATGCCAAAGCGCGGCTGTGATGTCACCACCTGCGAAATAGCCAAATTCTATCGCCTGAACAACAATGGTCTCTGCCAAGTCATTTCGATGACGGTGCCACGCAAATCCGATCTCTTTCAGGAAGATTTATACCCGGATACGCTTGCCGAAGATGCGGCCATTACGGCTGAGGAATGGATTGCCGGCAAGGATGCCGATCCGCTGACATTCTCGCTCAAA GGTGGATACGTCTCGTCAGGTGGCAACAACTCGCTTGCGGCTAGCAAGAAGGCCAACATACTAAACAAGGCATCGGCATCGAgaggtggcggcggcggcgccggcagcagcttaagcggTGGCAATCACTCATccgccaacaacaatgaggATAGTGGACCGCCACCAGCGATATTCTCG GAGAAAGATCACCGCAACATACTAGATGAGATTCGCAAGCTAAAGGCCATCATTGTCAAACAAGAGAATCGCATACGAGCTTTGGAGGCAAAGGTTAACGCCGCTGGCGATGAAACGGACGCCcgcaatagcaataaaaatggcaGCGGTCAGGCTGCGTCATCAGCGGCGACAGCGGACAGCAGTGAAAGTGCCaatgcagcgacagcagcggcAGATAATACCCACAACGAGGATTAA